A region from the Musa acuminata AAA Group cultivar baxijiao chromosome BXJ1-10, Cavendish_Baxijiao_AAA, whole genome shotgun sequence genome encodes:
- the LOC103969907 gene encoding putative disease resistance RPP13-like protein 1 isoform X1, translating to MGGGILSSIIKWTVEKLTIFSTTPASSPAEPRNDVEEELRKLQRTMLRIQAKLDDSEEQDIRDESVRLWLSELQDVAYDAQDAVEEYEYQVLRAEAESRSRDGGRHKGKHVEVCDYSISAPSRISFPDDLASKVKKIRERFDEITTEWKALRLGKKHGKRRRDESGNCRQTSSFFDESIVFGREDEKEKLIGLLLSEVDDIGGSGGTVSVIPIIGMGGVGKTTLAQLVYKDPRVTNYFDTRGWVCVSEEFDVVGLTRKILETFFKTTVDYKELNELQQELKEKLQGKKFLLVLDDVWNEKPSLWELLKVPLLDARVGKVIVTTRNECVARIMQTMEPLNLNILPFDKCWMLFEKLALLEGLDSSSRHNDLVDIGRQIVEKCRGLPLAVKVIARALSYEDDEDKWMDILESELWESVDANFEIFPALKVSYDCLPVELKRCFQYLSLFPKDTVLSERCIVHLWMSQGLLRPPRSKRAEDIGSDYVGNLVERSILQIKRISIGHALDPEEEKELVMHDLVHDLAQSVAQGECLSIAANKLASIFQGDGDKFRKVRHLYLVFDDKMTSRDAEVLPELKRLRTLIIHAPHRERHNATKFLNESLRNFKYLRALELNYTNIEELPDSIGDIKLLRYLSIEGANIDSLPESICSLYNLQILNVTATYGLRKLPSGIVNLPYIRHLMLNESGVAIPRGLGKLTNLQTLDCITLSPTRWRYEVEDLKGLVNLRGKLTVHNLRYVNEYVSQTDTPLKTKDRIESLGLNWSDSTNATRDMDDDTAKQVMECFRPHPNLKRLRITNYGDVRFATWLGDSSFSKLVSLVLDGCSKCTVCPLLGQLPSLKVLVMKMFSGLQRIGNEFCGIGSVTKGFPSLETLTFSDMKNWKEWDGVEAGDFPRLRQLEIDKCPQLRFVPQHPISSMTKLKLSHIDAFLHPDPFTSFDGDTYVSSSPPPSGPQYLSFRGFRGFSIDMDLPSLEELDISLCAKLTSVAGLTNLTSLHSLIIDYCPHLRFPPTERLPSTLQPPRISDSPWIKQWYERQTQDDPKMELQLFPHPSQSSFLGDQIENDQPRSPDNNRTIEPVAQAPDEPEPPASLCSLSLELSLSN from the coding sequence ATGGGCGGAGGTATCCTTTCTTCCATCATCAAGTGGACGGTGGAGAAGCTGACTATCTTCTCAACAACGCCTGCTTCGTCACCGGCTGAGCCCCGGAACGATGTCGAAGAAGAGCTAAGGAAGCTGCAGAGGACGATGTTGAGGATCCAAGCCAAACTTGATGACTCGGAGGAGCAGGATATAAGAGATGAGTCTGTAAGGCTATGGTTGAGTGAGCTTCAGGATGTCGCTTATGACGCTCAAGACGCGGTGGAGGAGTACGAATACCAAGTGCTGCGCGCCGAAGCAGAAAGCAGATCGAGAGATGGCGGCCGCCACAAAGGCAAGCATGTGGAGGTATGCGACTACTCCATCTCTGCTCCTTCAAGGATTTCATTTCCAGATGATTTAGCAAGTAAAGTCAAGAAGATAAGGGAAAGGTTTGATGAGATCACCACAGAATGGAAAGCCCTCCGATTGGGAAAGAAACATGGAAAGAGACGAAGAGATGAGTCGGGTAACTGTAGACAGACGAGTTCTTTCTTCGATGAATCAATTGTTTTCGGAAGAGAAGACGAAAAGGAAAAGTTAATCGGTTTGCTGCTATCGGAGGTTGATGATATTGGTGGCAGTGGAGGTACGGTGTCAGTAATTCCCATAATTGGCATGGGTGGAGTCGGTAAAACGACGCTAGCTCAGCTTGTATATAAAGATCCCAGGGTGACCAACTACTTCGATACAAGGGGATGGGTCTGTGTCTCTGAAGAATTtgatgttgtgggtttaacacgaAAGATCTTGGAGACCTTCTTCAAAACCACAGTTGATTACAAAGAATTAAATGAGCTTCAACAAGAACTAAAAGAAAAATTGCAGGGAAAGAAGTTTTTGCTTGTTTTGGATGATGTTTGGAACGAGAAACCTAGTCTTTGGGAGTTGTTGAAAGTCCCTTTACTGGACGCTAGAGTGGGTAAAGTCATAGTGACTACTCGGAATGAATGTGTTGCCAGAATCATGCAGACGATGGAGCCTTTGAATTTGAACATCTTACCATTCGACAAATGTTGGATGTTGTTCGAGAAGCTTGCCTTACTGGAAGGCTTAGATTCCAGCAGCAGGCATAACGATTTGGTGGACATCGGTCGGCAGATTGTGGAGAAGTGCAGAGGCTTGCCGTTGGCAGTGAAGGTAATTGCACGTGCTCTGAGTTACGAAGATGATGAAGACAAATGGATGGATATCTTGGAAAGTGAGCTGTGGGAATCAGTCGATGCAAACTTTGAGATCTTTCCGGCTCTTAAAGTAAGCTATGATTGCTTGCCAGTAGAACTAAAAAGGTGCTTCCAGTACCTATCCTTGTTTCCCAAAGACACGGTTTTATCCGAGAGATGCATTGTCCATTTATGGATGTCGCAAGGTCTTCTTCGGCCTCCAAGAAGCAAGCGAGCAGAGGATATAGGCAGTGATTACGTCGGCAACTTGGTGGAAAGGTCAATTTTGCAGATTAAGAGGATAAGCATAGGACATGCCTTGGACCCCGAGGAAGAGAAAGAGTTAGTAATGCATGATCTTGTTCACGATCTAGCACAGTCTGTTGCGCAGGGGGAATGCCTAAGCATAGCAGCTAACAAACTCGCAAGCATTTTTCAGGGGGATGGCGACAAATTTCGGAAGGTTCGACACTTATATCTGGTTTTTGACGACAAGATGACATCCAGAGACGCCGAGGTTTTGCCGGAGCTAAAACGTCTCCGGACATTGATAATTCACGCACCACATAGGGAGCGACACAATGCTACTAAATTCTTAAATGAATCGTTACGGAACTTCAAATACCTACGAGCTTTGGAGTTAAACTACACCAACATCGAAGAGCTGCCTGATTCAATCGGCGACATCAAACTACTGCGCTACCTCTCCATCGAAGGTGCTAACATCGACAGTCTTCCAGAATCCATATGCAGCCTCTACAATTTGCAAATTCTGAATGTGACTGCTACATATGGTCTTCGGAAACTACCAAGCGGCATAGTAAACTTGCCATATATAAGGCATCTCATGCTAAATGAAAGTGGCGTCGCTATCCCTCGTGGCCTTGGAAAGTTGACGAACTTGCAAACACTAGACTGCATCACATTGAGCCCGACTAGATGGCGTTACGAGGTAGAGGACTTGAAGGGTTTAGTGAATCTGAGAGGAAAACTCACCGTTCACAATCTCAGGTATGTGAATGAGTATGTTTCTCAAACAGATACACCTCTGAAGACAAAAGATCGTATCGAGTCTTTGGGACTGAATTGGTCTGATAGCACTAATGCAACCCGAGACATGGACGACGACACGGCAAAGCAGGTTATGGAATGCTTCCGCCCACATCCTAACCTAAAACGGCTTAGAATAACCAATTACGGTGATGTCAGATTTGCAACATGGTTGGGGGATTCATCCTTCTCCAAGCTAGTGTCTTTAGTGCTAGATGGATGCTCGAAATGCACTGTGTGTCCACTCTTGGGTCAACTGCCttctcttaaagttcttgttatgAAGATGTTCTCTGGTCTCCAACGTATTGGGAATGAGTTTTGTGGCATTGGCAGTGTGACAAAGGGGTTCCCGTCTTTGGAGACATTGACATTCTCTGATATGAAAAATTGGAAAGAGTGGGATGGAGTGGAGGCCGGTGACTTTCCTCGTCTTCGCCAACTTGAAATCGATAAGTGTCCTCAATTGAGGTTTGTTCCTCAgcacccaatttcttcgatgacgAAACTGAAATTAAGTCATATCGATGCTTTCTTGCATCCTGATCCCTTCACTTCATTTGACGGCGACACGTATGTTTCTTCCTCCCCCCCACCCTCAGGGCCTCAGTATTTATCATTTCGTGGCTTTCGCGGCTTTAGTATTGATATGGATCTACCTTCACTCGAGGAGTTGGATATATCACTGTGCGCAAAGTTAACGTCTGTTGCGGGACTTACCAACCTCACCTCCCTGCACTCTTTGATCATAGATTACTGTCCACATCTACGATTCCCTCCGACAGAGAGGTTACCATCCACTCTCCAACCTCCGAGGATTTCGGATAGTCCTTGGATTAAGCAGTGGTACGAGAGACAAACACAAGATGATCCAAAGATGGAATTGCAGCTCTTTCCGCACCCATCACAGTCTTCATTCTTGGGTGACCAAATCGAAAATGATCAACCCAGGTCACCTGACAACAATCGCACGATTGAGCCCGTGGCTCAAGCTCCAGATGAACCAGAGCCTCCTGCATCACTATGTTCTTTGTCTCTGGAACTCTCTCTTTCCAATTGA
- the LOC103969907 gene encoding putative disease resistance RPP13-like protein 1 isoform X2 has translation MGGGILSSIIKWTVEKLTIFSTTPASSPAEPRNDVEEELRKLQRTMLRIQAKLDDSEEQDIRDESVRLWLSELQDVAYDAQDAVEEYEYQVLRAEAESRSRDGGRHKGKHVEVCDYSISAPSRISFPDDLASKVKKIRERFDEITTEWKALRLGKKHGKRRRDESGNCRQTSSFFDESIVFGREDEKEKLIGLLLSEVDDIGGSGGTVSVIPIIGMGGVGKTTLAQLVYKDPRVTNYFDTRGWVCVSEEFDVVGLTRKILETFFKTTVDYKELNELQQELKEKLQGKKFLLVLDDVWNEKPSLWELLKVPLLDARVGKVIVTTRNECVARIMQTMEPLNLNILPFDKCWMLFEKLALLEGLDSSSRHNDLVDIGRQIVEKCRGLPLAVKVIARALSYEDDEDKWMDILESELWESVDANFEIFPALKVSYDCLPVELKRCFQYLSLFPKDTVLSERCIVHLWMSQGLLRPPRSKRAEDIGSDYVGNLVERSILQIKRISIGHALDPEEEKELVMHDLVHDLAQSVAQGECLSIAANKLASIFQGDGDKFRKVRHLYLVFDDKMTSRDAEVLPELKRLRTLIIHAPHRERHNATKFLNESLRNFKYLRALELNYTNIEELPDSIGDIKLLRYLSIEGANIDSLPESICSLYNLQILNVTATYGLRKLPSGIVNLPYIRHLMLNESGVAIPRGLGKLTNLQTLDCITLSPTRWRYEVEDLKGLVNLRGKLTVHNLRYVNEYVSQTDTPLKTKDRIESLGLNWSDSTNATRDMDDDTAKQVMECFRPHPNLKRLRITNYGDVRFATWLGDSSFSKLVSLVLDGCSKCTVCPLLGQLPSLKVLVMKMFSGLQRIGNEFCGIGSVTKGFPSLETLTFSDMKNWKEWDGVEAGDFPRLRQLEIDKCPQLRASVFIISWLSRL, from the exons ATGGGCGGAGGTATCCTTTCTTCCATCATCAAGTGGACGGTGGAGAAGCTGACTATCTTCTCAACAACGCCTGCTTCGTCACCGGCTGAGCCCCGGAACGATGTCGAAGAAGAGCTAAGGAAGCTGCAGAGGACGATGTTGAGGATCCAAGCCAAACTTGATGACTCGGAGGAGCAGGATATAAGAGATGAGTCTGTAAGGCTATGGTTGAGTGAGCTTCAGGATGTCGCTTATGACGCTCAAGACGCGGTGGAGGAGTACGAATACCAAGTGCTGCGCGCCGAAGCAGAAAGCAGATCGAGAGATGGCGGCCGCCACAAAGGCAAGCATGTGGAGGTATGCGACTACTCCATCTCTGCTCCTTCAAGGATTTCATTTCCAGATGATTTAGCAAGTAAAGTCAAGAAGATAAGGGAAAGGTTTGATGAGATCACCACAGAATGGAAAGCCCTCCGATTGGGAAAGAAACATGGAAAGAGACGAAGAGATGAGTCGGGTAACTGTAGACAGACGAGTTCTTTCTTCGATGAATCAATTGTTTTCGGAAGAGAAGACGAAAAGGAAAAGTTAATCGGTTTGCTGCTATCGGAGGTTGATGATATTGGTGGCAGTGGAGGTACGGTGTCAGTAATTCCCATAATTGGCATGGGTGGAGTCGGTAAAACGACGCTAGCTCAGCTTGTATATAAAGATCCCAGGGTGACCAACTACTTCGATACAAGGGGATGGGTCTGTGTCTCTGAAGAATTtgatgttgtgggtttaacacgaAAGATCTTGGAGACCTTCTTCAAAACCACAGTTGATTACAAAGAATTAAATGAGCTTCAACAAGAACTAAAAGAAAAATTGCAGGGAAAGAAGTTTTTGCTTGTTTTGGATGATGTTTGGAACGAGAAACCTAGTCTTTGGGAGTTGTTGAAAGTCCCTTTACTGGACGCTAGAGTGGGTAAAGTCATAGTGACTACTCGGAATGAATGTGTTGCCAGAATCATGCAGACGATGGAGCCTTTGAATTTGAACATCTTACCATTCGACAAATGTTGGATGTTGTTCGAGAAGCTTGCCTTACTGGAAGGCTTAGATTCCAGCAGCAGGCATAACGATTTGGTGGACATCGGTCGGCAGATTGTGGAGAAGTGCAGAGGCTTGCCGTTGGCAGTGAAGGTAATTGCACGTGCTCTGAGTTACGAAGATGATGAAGACAAATGGATGGATATCTTGGAAAGTGAGCTGTGGGAATCAGTCGATGCAAACTTTGAGATCTTTCCGGCTCTTAAAGTAAGCTATGATTGCTTGCCAGTAGAACTAAAAAGGTGCTTCCAGTACCTATCCTTGTTTCCCAAAGACACGGTTTTATCCGAGAGATGCATTGTCCATTTATGGATGTCGCAAGGTCTTCTTCGGCCTCCAAGAAGCAAGCGAGCAGAGGATATAGGCAGTGATTACGTCGGCAACTTGGTGGAAAGGTCAATTTTGCAGATTAAGAGGATAAGCATAGGACATGCCTTGGACCCCGAGGAAGAGAAAGAGTTAGTAATGCATGATCTTGTTCACGATCTAGCACAGTCTGTTGCGCAGGGGGAATGCCTAAGCATAGCAGCTAACAAACTCGCAAGCATTTTTCAGGGGGATGGCGACAAATTTCGGAAGGTTCGACACTTATATCTGGTTTTTGACGACAAGATGACATCCAGAGACGCCGAGGTTTTGCCGGAGCTAAAACGTCTCCGGACATTGATAATTCACGCACCACATAGGGAGCGACACAATGCTACTAAATTCTTAAATGAATCGTTACGGAACTTCAAATACCTACGAGCTTTGGAGTTAAACTACACCAACATCGAAGAGCTGCCTGATTCAATCGGCGACATCAAACTACTGCGCTACCTCTCCATCGAAGGTGCTAACATCGACAGTCTTCCAGAATCCATATGCAGCCTCTACAATTTGCAAATTCTGAATGTGACTGCTACATATGGTCTTCGGAAACTACCAAGCGGCATAGTAAACTTGCCATATATAAGGCATCTCATGCTAAATGAAAGTGGCGTCGCTATCCCTCGTGGCCTTGGAAAGTTGACGAACTTGCAAACACTAGACTGCATCACATTGAGCCCGACTAGATGGCGTTACGAGGTAGAGGACTTGAAGGGTTTAGTGAATCTGAGAGGAAAACTCACCGTTCACAATCTCAGGTATGTGAATGAGTATGTTTCTCAAACAGATACACCTCTGAAGACAAAAGATCGTATCGAGTCTTTGGGACTGAATTGGTCTGATAGCACTAATGCAACCCGAGACATGGACGACGACACGGCAAAGCAGGTTATGGAATGCTTCCGCCCACATCCTAACCTAAAACGGCTTAGAATAACCAATTACGGTGATGTCAGATTTGCAACATGGTTGGGGGATTCATCCTTCTCCAAGCTAGTGTCTTTAGTGCTAGATGGATGCTCGAAATGCACTGTGTGTCCACTCTTGGGTCAACTGCCttctcttaaagttcttgttatgAAGATGTTCTCTGGTCTCCAACGTATTGGGAATGAGTTTTGTGGCATTGGCAGTGTGACAAAGGGGTTCCCGTCTTTGGAGACATTGACATTCTCTGATATGAAAAATTGGAAAGAGTGGGATGGAGTGGAGGCCGGTGACTTTCCTCGTCTTCGCCAACTTGAAATCGATAAGTGTCCTCAATTGAG GGCCTCAGTATTTATCATTTCGTGGCTTTCGCGGCTTTAG
- the LOC103969153 gene encoding protein DETOXIFICATION 27 has protein sequence MTTEEEEEVPLLRNREVGEASEPGLLRRVWNESKKLWRIVGPAIFLRITSYSMNLATQAFAGHLGDLELAAMSVAATFSGFSFGLMLGMASALETLCGQAYGAKKHHMLGVYLQRSWIVLFGCAVLLLPVYILATPLLELMGEPAELAREAGRVCIWIIPMHLSFAFLFPLNRFFQSQLKNSVSAVASGLVLAVHIFLSWLVVYKLDQGLRGAALTLCFSWWLQVLGQFSYVACGRCPETWKGFSMDAFLELWEFVKLSAASGVMLCLENWYYRVLILLTGSLKNAEIAVDAISICMNINNWELMIPLAFFAGTGVRVAIELGAGNSRGAKFATGVSIVTSTVIGLFTCCLIVVFHDKLALIFSSSTVVLNAVDKLSLLLATAILLNSIQPILSGVAVGAGWQATVAYVNVGSYYLIGIPVGVIMGSVFHLGVRGIWAGMIGGTAVQTVVLIYLTMRCDWDKEALKASARMEKWAISRKS, from the exons atgacaacagaggaggaggaggaggttccACTTCTGAGGAATAGAGAAGTCGGCGAGGCTTCGGAGCCCGGACTGCTAAGGAGAGTATGGAACGAAAGCAAGAAGCTGTGGAGGATCGTTGGCCCTGCTATATTTCTCAGGATTACGTCCTACTCCATGAACTTGGCCACGCAGGCCTTTGCCGGTCACCTCGGCGATCTTGAGCTCGCCGCCATGTCCGTCGCCGCTACCTTCTCCGGCTTCAGCTTTGGCCTCATG CTTGGAATGGCGAGCGCCCTGGAGACACTCTGCGGCCAAGCCTACGGCGCGAAGAAGCACCACATGTTGGGAGTCTACCTGCAGCGCTCGTGGATCGTCCTCTTCGGATGCGCCGTGCTCCTCCTCCCAGTATACATCCTGGCCACCCCGTTGCTGGAGCTGATGGGGGAGCCGGCCGAGCTAGCTCGAGAGGCGGGCCGCGTGTGCATCTGGATCATCCCCATGCACCTTTCCTTCGCCTTCCTCTTCCCCCTCAACCGGTTCTTTCAGAGTCAGCTCAAGAACTCGGTCTCGGCCGTCGCATCCGGATTGGTGCTCGCCGTTCACATCTTCCTCAGCTGGCTGGTGGTGTACAAGTTGGATCAAGGCCTTCGGGGTGCCGCGCTCACGTTATGCTTCTCATGGTGGCTCCAGGTGCTGGGCCAGTTCTCCTACGTGGCCTGCGGGAGGTGTCCGGAGACTTGGAAGGGCTTCTCCATGGACGCCTTCTTGGAATTGTGGGAGTTCGTCAAGTTATCGGCTGCCTCTGGTGTCATGCTCTG CTTGGAGAACTGGTATTACAGAGTACTTATCTTGCTCACTGGGAGCCTGAAGAATGCTGAAATCGCAGTGGATGCTATCTCTATTTG CATGAACATCAACAATTGGGAGCTGATGATTCCTCTGGCATTCTTCGCTGGCACTGG GGTGCGAGTAGCTATTGAGCTCGGCGCAGGTAACAGCAGGGGAGCCAAATTTGCCACAGGTGTTTCAATAGTCACCTCCACCGTGATTGGCCTCTTCACCTGCTGCCTCATCGTGGTTTTCCATGACAAGCTTGCTCTCATCTTCTCCTCGAGCACGGTCGTGCTCAACGCTGTGGACAAGCTCTCTCTTCTCCTGGCCACAGCGATTCTACTCAACAGCATCCAACCTATCCTTTCTG GTGTCGCTGTGGGCGCAGGGTGGCAAGCAACAGTGGCTTATGTAAACGTTGGATCGTACTACCTCATCGGGATCCCTGTCGGGGTTATCATGGGATCTGTATTCCACCTTGGCGTTCGA GGCATTTGGGCTGGAATGATAGGTGGAACTGCAGTACAAACGGTGGTGTTGATCTATCTCACTATGAGATGTGATTGGGATAAGGAG GCGCTGAAGGCAAGCGCACGAATGGAGAAATGGGCCATTTCAAGGAAAAGTTAG
- the LOC103969154 gene encoding purine permease 1-like, producing the protein MDVEGQNSNRQNQDAAPLMSKGLRRVLIVLNCVLMALGNTGGPLLLRLYFRSGGKRQWLSSWLVTGGWPLIFLPLLVTYLHRRRHQIRPSHIHPTKLFFITPRLFLACAFLGLLTGLDDFLYAYGLSFLPVSTSSLLISTQLAFTAFFAFLIVKQKFTPYSINSVALLTVGAAILGLHVSSDRPDNVTKSEYYMGFILTLGAAVLYTLIMPLVELMYAKSKQAITYTLVMETQLVMGFFATAFCTVGMLVNKDFRRFHVKQGTPNVGSLDTT; encoded by the exons ATGGATGTGGAAGGCCAAAACTCCAATCGCCAGAACCAGGATGCCGCTCCCCTGATGAGCAAAGGCCTGAGGAGGGTCCTCATCGTCCTCAACTGCGTCCTCATGGCGCTCGGCAACACTGGCGGCCCACTTCTCCTCCGCCTCTACTTCCGCAGCGGCGGGAAGCGTCAGTGGCTCTCGAGCTGGCTCGTGACCGGCGGATGGCCCCTCATCTTCCTCCCTCTCCTCGTCACCTACCTCCATCGCCGCCGCCACCAAATCCGCCCCAGCCATATCCACCCCACCAAGCTCTTCTTCATCACCCCGCGACTCTTCCTCGCTTGCGCCTTCCTCGGCCTCCTCACCGGCCTCGACGACTTCCTCTACGCCTACGGGCTGTCTTTCCTCCCCGTCTCCACCTCGTCTCTCCTCATCTCCACTCAGCTGGCCTTCACGGCTTTCTTCGCCTTCCTCATAGTGAAGCAGAAGTTCACCCCGTACTCGATCAACTCGGTGGCATTGCTGACGGTCGGGGCGGCGATCTTGGGACTCCACGTAAGTTCCGACCGGCCGGACAACGTGACCAAGAGTGAGTACTACATGGGGTTCATCCTGACACTGGGGGCGGCGGTGCTGTATACGCTGATCATGCCTCTGGTGGAGCTGATGTACGCCAAATCGAAGCAGGCGATCACCTACACGCTGGTGATGGAGACGCAGTTGGTGATGGGGTTCTTCGCGACCGCTTTCTGCACCGTGGGGATGCTAGTGAACAAAGATTTCAG GCGATTCCACGTGAAGCAAGGCACTCCGAATGTGGGGAGTCTAGATACTACGTGA